From the genome of Streptomyces sp. NBC_01304:
CTGGACCCCGCTCGTCACCCCCTTCGATCTGGCCGAGGCGCGCGCCTACCTGGACAAGGTCCGCGGCGCCCGCGCCGAGGGCACCCGGCTGCACCTGGCGATCACCACCGACGGCCGGGCCCCGCTCGGCGAGGTCCTGGTCACCTCCACCGGCACCCTCGGCTATGCCGTCGGCTCCGCCCACCGGGGGCAGCGCCTGGCCCTGCGCGCCACCCGGCTGCTCACCGCGTACGCCCACGACACCCTCGGCCTGCCCCGGCTGCGGCTGCAGATCGAGGACGAGAACGGGGCGAGCGTGGCGGTGGCCAAGGGTGCCGGATACCGGCGCATCGACGAGGAGGAGCGGCTGGAGGAGAAGGGGCGGCCGCTCGTGCTCCACTCCTGGGTTCATGCACGGCAGCCGGAGCGATGAGTGCGCGGCAGCCGGAGCAATGAGCGCGTGGCGACGGAGCGATGAGTGCGTGGCGATGAGTTTCCGAGGCCCGGCCGGTCTACCCCTTGGTTACACGACAGGACGAGACAGGACGAGACAGGACGAGGCGAACGCCTCGGACGGCCGGCGAAGGAGAAGACGTCATGCAGAAGATCACCACGTTCCTCTGGTTCGACCAGCAGGCGGAAGAGGCGGCGGAGTACTACACGTCCCTGTTCCCCGACTCGCGCGTCACGGAGGTCCAGCGGTACCCCGAGGGCAGTCCCGGTGACATGGCGGGCAAGGTCATGGTCGTCACCTTCGAGCTCGCCGGGCAGAGCTTCATGGCGCTGAACGGCGGACCGCAGTTCAAGTTCACCGAGGCCATCTCGCTGTCCGTCGACTGCGCGGACCAGGCGGAAGTGGACGACCTCTGGGCCAAGCTCGGCGAGGGCGGCGAGGACGGGCCCTGCGGCTGGGTCAAGGACAGGTACGGCCTGTCCTGGCAGATCGTCCCGCGCACCCTGACCGAGCTGATGCGCGACCCGGACCCGGCCAAGGCGGGGCGGGTCATGGAGGCGATGCTCAAGATGGGGAAGATCGACGTCCAGGCCCTGAAGGACGCCTACGCCGGATGAGTCCCGGGCTGCGTCCCGGGCACGTGAGGACGGACCACGACCGAGGGGCGGCCCCTGAACGGGGAACCGCCCCTCGATCCTTGCAGCTCGTGCGCCGGAGCTGCCGGAGGCCGTGATCGGAATCGAACCGACGTAACTCGCTTTGCAGGCGAGTCCCTCAACCACTCGGGCACACGGCCGTGTCGTACCTCGTGCTTCGACGGTAGGCGGGCCCGGGGCCGGAGCTCAAGGAAAGGGCGGGGCCTGCAATGCGACTGCCATACGCCGTTCATGGAGCGGGCTCACCGCTGTACGGACGTACGTAGAGGACGTACGACCAAGGGACCAGGCCGAGCCCGTCCCGCGACAGGGGTCAACGGGCGTCACGCCACTTACTCTGGCCTGCATGACCGCCACCGCACCACGTGAGACCGAACCGGGTGAACCCGGCATACCGGACGCCGCTCCCGCCCTGGCCGACGACCACGGCGGCCGCAACGACCGCAACGACCACGACGGTGGCAACGACCACGGCGGCGGAGTGCTCGGCCGGGCCCACCGAGCCCTGAGCATCGGCATCGTCTCGGTCACGTTCCTGATCGCCTTCGAGGCGACGGCGGTCGGCACCGCGATGCCGGTGGCGGCACGCGAGCTGGACGGGATATCGCTGTACGCGTTCGCCTTCTCCGGGTACTTCACCACGAGCCTCTTCGGCATGGTGCTCGCCGGGCAGTGGGCCGACCGGCAGGGGCCGCTGCGGCCCCTCGCGATCGGGATGAGCGCCTTCGTGGCGGGGCTGCTGCTCTCCGGGACGGCGGGCGGGATGTGGCTGTTCATCCTGGGACGGGCGGTGCAGGGGCTCGGTGGCGGCCTGGTGATCGTCTCGTTGTACGTCGTCGTCAGCCGGGCCTATCCACAGCGGCTGCAGCCCGCGATCATGGCGGCGTTCGCGGCGAGTTGGGTGGTGCCGTCGATCGTCGGGCCGCTCGCGGCGGGCACGGTGACCGAACAGCTGGGCTGGCGCTGGGTGTTCATCGGGGTTCCGGTCCTGGTCGTGATCCCCCTCGCGCTCGCGCTGCCCGCGATACGCCGCAAGGCGTCGGGCCCGGTGTCCGACGAGGCCCGCTTCGACCCGCGCCGGATCCGCCTCGCGCTCGGCATCTCCGCGGGGGCGGGGCTGCTGCAGTACGCGGGGCAGGAGCTGTCCCTCTGGTCGGTGCTGCCCGCCCTCGCGGGGGCGGCCCTGCTCGCGCCCTGCGCGCTGGGGCTGCTGCCGCGGGGGACGTTCCGGGCCGGGCGGGGGCTGCCTTCGGTCGTTCTGCTGCGGGGGATCGCGGCCGGATCGTTCATTGCGGCGGAGTCGTTCGTGCCGCTGATGCTCGTGACGCAGCGCGGGCTCTCGCCCACCCTCGCCGGGTTCTCGCTCGCCGTCGGTGGGGCGACCTGGGCGCTCGGCTCGTACGTTCAGTCGCGGCCCCGGCTCGAGGGCCGGCGGGAGTCGCTGGTCCGGCTCGGCATGCTCCTGGTCGCGACGGCGATCGCGGCGGCGCCGACCGTGCTGATCTCCTCGGTGCCGGTGTGGATCATCGGGGTCGCGTGGGCCTGGGGCTGCTTCGGGATGGGGCTGGTGATCTCGTCCACGAGCGTGCTGCTGCTCAAGCTGTCGGCGCCGGCGGACGTGGGGTCGAACTCGGCCTCCCTGCAGATCTCGGACGGGCTGTCGAACGTCTTGCTGCTCGCGGGTGGGGGCGCGTTGTTCGCGGGGCTCGGCGGGGGATCGGTGGGGCACGCCGGGGGTTCTTCGGGCTCGCACCCGGGGGCCTTCGTGGCGGTGTTCGCGCTGTCGGTGGGGGTGGCGCTGCTGGGGGTGTTCGTGGCGGGCCGGCTGGGCGCCGGGCGGCGGGATTGAGCTTGTCTTCGGGCCGGGCTGCGCCGGGCTCGGGCTTCGGTCCAAGTCGCGGTGACAGATGTGACGCACATCGCACTCCCCGCCACCCCGGCACCGTCCACCCGGCACCGCCCCACCCCCACCGGTAAGGTGGCCCGGTTGTCGTACGTACCTGACGCCACCGCGTCCTGCCCTTGACGCCGACCCGTCGAACCCGGAGCCCGTGACTACCACCGCCACCTCCTCCCACCACCTCTCCCCGGCCTTCCCCGGCAGGGCCCCTTGGGGTACCGCCAACAAGCTGCGTGCCTGGCAGCAAGGGGCCATGGAGCGGTACATCCAGGAGCAGCCGCGAGACTTCCTCGCCGTCGCCACGCCCGGCGCCGGCAAGACGACCTTCGCGCTGACCCTCGCCTCGTGGCTGCTGCACCACCATGTGGTGCAGCAGGTGACGGTGGTCGCGCCGACCGAGCATCTGAAGAAGCAGTGGGCCGAGGCGGCCGCCCGGATAGGGATCAAGCTGGACCCGGAGTACAGCGCGGGCCCGCTGAGCAAGGAGTACCACGGCGTCGCGATCACGTACGCCGGTGTCGGTGTGCGGCCGATGCTGCACCGCAACCGCGTCGAGCAGCGCAAGACCCTGGTCATCCTCGACGAGATCCACCACGCCGGTGACTCCAAGTCCTGGGGCGAGGCCTGCCTGGAGGCCTTCGAGCCGGCCACCCGCCGCCTCGCGCTCACCGGTACGCCGTTCCGGTCCGACACGAACCCCATCCCCTTCGTGACGTACGAGGAAGGCAACGACGGGATCCGGAAGTCGTCCGCCGACTACACCTACGGGTATGGGAACGCCCTGGGTGACGGCGTCGTGCGACCCGTGATCTTCCTTTCCTACAGCGGCAACATGCGCTGGCGCACCAAGGCCGGCGACGAGATCGCCGCCCGCCTCGGCGAGCCCATGACCAAGGACGCGATCAGCCAGGCCTGGCGCACCGCCCTGGACCCGCGCGGCGAGTGGATGCCGAGCGTCCTCAAGGCCGCCGACCAGCGGCTGACCGAGGTCAGGAAGGGCATCCCGGACGCGGGCGGCCTGGTCATCGCCGCCGACCAGGACTCGGCACGCGCGTACGCGAAACTGATCCGCGAGATCACCGGCACCAAGGCGACCACCGTCCTGTCCGACGACACGGGCGCGTCGAACCGGATCGACAAGTTCAGCGAGGGCAACGACCGCTGGATGGTCGCCGTCCGCATGGTGTCCGAGGGCGTCGACGTGCCCCGCCTCGCGGTCGGGGTGTACGCCACCACCATCTCGACCCCGCTCTTCTTCGCGCAGGCCGTGGGGCGTTTCGTACGTTCCCGCAGGCGCGGCGAGACCGCTTCCGTCTTCCTGCCGACCATCCCCGATCTCCTCGGCTTCGCCAACGAGATGGAGGTCGAGCGCGACCACGTGCTCGACAAGCCCAAGAAGGACGGGGAGGAAGACCCCTACGCCGAGTCCGAGAAGGAGATGGACGAGGCGAACAAGCAGGAGGACGAGGACACCGGCGAGCAGGAGCAGTTCTCCTTCGAGGCGCTGGAGTCCGAGGCCGTCTTCGACCGGGTGCTGTACGACGGTGCCGAATTCGGCATGCAGGCCCATCCGGGGAGCGAAGAGGAGCAGGACTACCTCGGCATCCCGGGCCTCCTGGAACCCGACCAGGTCCAGATGCTCCTGCAGAAGCGCCAGGCCCGGCAGATCGCGCACAGCCGCAAGAAGCCGGACGACGAGGCCGACCTCCTTGAACTGCCGGCCGAGCGGCGTCCCGTCGTCTCCCACAAGGAGCTGCTTGAACTGCGGAAGTCGCTGAACACGATGGTGTCGGCGTACACCCACCAGTCCGGCAAGCCGCACGGCGTGATCCACACCGAGCTGCGCCGCGTCTGCGGCGGCCCGCCGAGCGCGGAGGCCACGGCGGGGCAGATCCGGCAGCGGATCGCCAAGGTCCAGGAGTGGGCGACCCGGATGAAGTGAGGAAGAGGGAGTGCGGAAGTGGGGCGTGTGGAGGGGGAGTTGGCCTCCACCGCCGAACCTCCACATCCGCAGGGACCGAATGCCGCATTCCGTACGTACGCGAATGCGGCATTCCGCATTTACAGGACGTACCGGAGTCGTCTCTTCACCCCTGAGTGCCCGGATTCTGGACGTAGTCTTCCGCTCAGCGGACCCGCTCGCTACTGTCCCGGCAACGCACACGCCCCGTGGCAGCGCCGCCGCGGAGCGCAGCCGGTGCCAGGTGGCGCCGGGGCAGGTACGCAAGGTTGCCCCGGGCCCCGCTTTACGACCGGCGGCCCTCTGACGCGCGTCGCCGACGGGACTCGGTGACGTAACGAAGCGTAAGAGGCCGTCGCAACTCACCTCTAAGGAGAGGGCGTCGTGACCGCGGAGACCTCCCAGACGCTCGACCGGGGACTGCGAGTCCTCAAGCTGCTCGCCGATACCGACCACGGCCTCACCGTCACCGAGCTGTCCAACAAGCTCGGGGTGAACCGGACCGTCGTGTACCGGCTGCTCGCCACGTTGGAACAGCATGCGCTCGTACGTCGTGACCTGGGCGGTCGCGCACGGGTGGGGCTCGGCGTGCTGCGGCTCGGCCGCCAGGTGCACCCGCTGGTGCGCGAGGCCGCGCTGCCCGCGCTGCGCTCCCTGGCCGAGGACATAGGGGCCACGGCCCACCTGACCATGGTCGACGGCACCGAGGCCCTGGCCGTGGCGGTGGTCGAGCCCACCTGGACCGACTACCACGTGGCCTACCGGACGGGCTTCAGGCACCCCCTCGACCGGGGCGCGGCCGGCAAGGCGATCCTCGCGGCGCGCCAGGGCCTGGTGAACGAGCCCGGCTACACGCTCACGCACGGCGAGCTGGAGGCGGGCGCGAGCGGGGCGGCGGCGCCGCTGCTCGGGGTGACCGGGATAGAGGGCTCCGTGGGGGTCGTCATGCTGGCGGATTCCGTGCCGGAGCGGGTGGGGCCTCGGGTCGTGGACGCGGCGCGCGAAGTCGCGGACGCGCTGCGCTAGCGCTGGCTGGGCCGGTCTTTCGCGCAGTTCCCCGCGCCCTGATGGGGGCGACCCCTTGTTTGTCGGGTGCGGGTTCGTGGGGGCTGGTCGCGCAGTTCCCCGCGCCCCTTACGGGGCGCAGTTCCCCGGGCCCGCTGCGGGGGGCGTTGCCGGTTACATTGGGCCCGTGCTCTCACGCCTCGCCAAGCTCACCCGCCCCAAGGCCATCGCCCTAAGCGCGATCCCCACCGTGGCCCTCCTCGCCACCGTAGGGCTCGCCCCGCTGCCGTTCACCGTGGCCCAGCCCGGCACCACGGCCGATGTGCTCGGCGAGAACAAGGGCGACCCGGTCATCACGATCACCGGAGCGCCCACCCGCTCCACCAAGGGCGAGCTGCGCATGACGACGATCATCGCGACCGGCCCGGCCATGGACGTCGACCTGGGCGACGTGATCGACGGCTGGTTCCGCACGGACCGGGCGGTGATGCCCAAGGACGCCGTGTACCCGAGCGGCGACTCCACCGAGGAGATCGAGAAGCACAACCTCGACGAGATGAAGAAGTCCCAGAACTCCGCCGTCGACGCCGCCCTGAAGTACCTGGGCAAGACCGACGACGGCATCAAGGTCTCCCTCAAGCTCGCCGACATCGGCGGCCCCAGCGCGGGCCTGCTCTTCTCCCTCGGCGTCGTCGACAAGCTGGACGGCGACGGCAGCGGCGGCGACCTCACCGGCGGCCGCACCATCGCGGGCACCGGCACGATCACGCCGGACGGCAAGGTGGGCCCGGTCGGCGGGGTGTCCCTCAAGACGCAGGCCGCCAAGCGCGACGGCGCGACCGTCTTCCTCGTCCCGCAGGCGGAGTGCTCGGACGCCAAGGCCGAACTCCCCAAGGGCCTCCAGCTGATCCCCGTCAGCACCCTCAAGGGCACCGTGGAATCGCTGCGCGCCCTGGAGGAGGGCGAGAAGGTACCGAGCTGCTAGGGCTCAACTCCCGTACGCCCAGCCCTTCTAGCCCTTCTAGCCCTTCTTGACGAACCCTTCCTGCACCAGCCAGTCCAGCGCCACCTCGTGCGGGTCCTGCCCGTCCACGTCGACCTTCGAGTTCAGCTCCTGCGCCGTCGCGTTGTCGAGCTTGGCCGTGATGGGGTCCAGGACGTCCGCGATGGCCGGGTACTTCTTGAAGGTGTCGCTGTTGAGCATGGGCGCGGCGTTGTAGTTGGGGAAGAAGTGCTTGTCGTCCTCCGTCAGCACCAGATCCATCGCCTTGATCCGGCCGTCGGTCGTGAACACCATGCCGTAGGTGCAGGAGTTGCCCTCCGACACCTGGGTGTAGACGATCCCGGAGTCCATGGCCTTGATGTGGGACGGCGGGATGTTCATGCCGTAGGCCTTCTGCATCCCGGGCAGTCCGTCGTTGCGCGAGGCGAACTCCTGGTTGACGCAGAGCGTGACGGCCTTCGGATCCGACTTCGACAGGGCCGCCACTTCGGAGAGCGTCTTCGTCTTGTACTTCGCCGCGTTGGCCTGGTTCATGGCCAGCGAGTAGGTGTTGTTGAGCTTGGCGGGCGGCAGCCAGGTGATGCCGTTCTTCAGGTCCGCGTCGTGCAGCGCCTGCCATTGCTTCTGCGGGTTGTCGATGGGTTCGGTGTTGCCGAGGAAGGTGATCCAGGCGGTGCCCGTGTACTCGTACATGCCGTCCGCGTCCCCGCTCTTGACGGCCTCGCGCGCGCCGATCGAGCCCTGGATGCCGGTCCGGTCGAGGACGTCCGCGCCGGCCGCCTTGAACGCGATGCCCATGATCTGGCCGAGGATCAGCTGCTCCGTGAACTCCTTGGAGGTCACGGTGAGATCGGCCCCCTTCAGGGGCTCGCCCCTGCCGATCGAGCCGGGTGTGACATCGGCGACCAGGGTGGACCCGCTGTGCAGTCCGCAAGCGCTCAGCAGGGCCAGCGCACCGGTGGTCGCCGCGATCAATCGGAACGTATGCCTCATGACCGCACCTCGAGACCTCGTGGCCGCAGCAACAGCTCGGCCAGCGTGGCGAGCCAGTCCACCAGGAGCGCGAGCGCCACGGTCAGGATCGAGCCGAGGACCAGGACGGGCATGCGCTGGGTGGTGATCCCGGTGGTGATCAGATCGCCGAGCCCGCCGCCACCGCCGAAGGTGGCGAGGGTCGCCGTGCCGACGTTCAGGACGAGTGCGGTACGCACCCCCGCGAGGATCAGCGGTACGGCGAGCGGCAGTTCGACCTTGCTCAGCACTCCGAGCGGCGACATCCCGATGCCGCGTGCCGCCTCCAGGAGGGTCGGGTCGTTGGCCTTGAGCCCCGCGATGGTGTTGGAGAGGACCGGCAGCACCGCGTAGATCACCATGCCGAACAGCGCGGCCCGCTTGCCGATGCCCAGCCAGATCACCAGGAGCGCGAGCAGACCGATCGCGGGTGTCGCCTGCCCGATGTTGGCCAGGGCCATCGCGAACGGGGCGGCCGGGCGCAGCCGCTTGCGGGTGAGCAGGATGCCCAGCGGGATCGCGATGATCAGCACGAAGAACGTGGAGATCACGGTGAGTTCGATGTGTTCCTTGAGCCGGACCCAGACGCTGCCGTCGGCGAGCGCGTTGGTGGCGATCGAGTCCAGACTGGCGTTGCGGAACCACAGCCAGGTGATCAGGAGGACGATCGCCAGGGTCGCCGGCAGGAAGGTCAGCTTCTGCCAGGTGATCCGGGGCGGGTCCTTCACGGCCTGCTCCGCGGGCGGTGCCTCCAGTTCGGCCTCGCCGATGTCGCGGAAGGTGTGCCCCTTGAGCTCGTGCTCGCCCTCGGGGCGCCCGGGCGGGGGAGCGGGGGGCCTGCGCGAGGTGTTCACGCCTTCTCCTCCCCGGGCGCCGCGGAGCCGAAGTCGCCCTCCTGCTCGCGATGGGTCTGCTCGGCGCGCTGCTCCTCCAGGGCGTGCTGGTGCTCCATGGCCTCCAGGCGGTCGGATTCCAGGAGTTCCTGCACGGAGTTCATCAGCGTCTCCATGTCGACGACGCCCTCGAACTCGCCGCGCCGCCCGGTCACCGCGACCCGGCCCGCGCTCTCGGTGAGCACGGCTTCGAGCGCGTCGCGCAGGGTCGCATCACGGGTCACCGTGTCGTGCACCAGCGTGCCCGCGCGGGCCAGTGAACCCCTGGCGCGCATCAAGTCACCGCGCCTGAGCCACTTGTAGGGGCGGCCGCGCTTGTCCAGGAGCAGGATCTCGTTGGTGTTGCCCGAGCGGAGCTTGTTGAAGATGTCCTGCAGCGGGTCGTCGACGGTGACCGTCGGGTACTCGCGGATCTCCACATCCCGTACGCGGGTGAGATTGAGCCGCTTCAAGGCGGCGCCCGCGCCCACGAATCCGGAGACGAAGTCGTCGGCGGGGTTGGTCAGGATCGCCTCGGGGGTGTCGAACTGGGCGATGTGCGAGCGCTCGCGAAGGACCGCGATGCGGTCGCCCAGCTTGATCGCCTCGTCGAAGTCATGGGTGACGAACACGATCGTCTTGTGCAGCTCGTGCTGCAGCCGGATCAGCTCGTCCTGCAGGTGGTCGCGGGTGATCGGGTCGACCGCGCCGAACGGCTCGTCCATCAGGAGCACCGGCGGGTCGGCCGCCAACGCCCTTGCCACGCCCACCCGTTGCTGCTGCCCGCCGGAGAGCTGGCGCGGATAGCGGCCCCGGAACTCGCCGGGGTCGAGACCGACCAGGTCCAGCATCTCCTCGACCCGGTCCTTGATCTTCGACTTGGACCAGCCGACCATCTTCGGCACCAGGGCGATGTTCTGGGCGACGGTCATGTGCGGGAAGAGCCCGGACGACTGGATCGCGTAGCCGACCTTGCGGCGCAGCTTCACCGGGTCCATGTCGGTGACGTCCTCGCCGCCGATCCTGATGCGGCCGCTGGTCGGCTCGATCAGCCGGTTGATCATCTTCAGCGTGGTCGACTTACCGCAGCCGGACGGGCCCACGAAGATGACGAGTTCGCCCGCCTTGATCTCCATGTTGACCTCGTCCACCGCGGGGTTCGGGCTGCCCGGGTAGCGCTTGGTCAGGTTCTCCAGCTCGATGGTCGCGCCGGTCGCGGCCGAGCCTGCCGGCTTGGGCGGCGCGGTGGTCGCGGCCGAAGCTGTGCTCGCGGACGTCTCAGACACGGATACCCCTCGGGATGGTCAGCCGTCCGATGACGACGTACGCGGCGTCGAAAAGCAGCGCCAGGACGATGATGCCGAGCGTGCCCGCGAGCACTTGGTTCAGCGCGTTCTTGCTGCCGAGCGAGCCGATGCCGCGGAAGATCGCGTTGCCGAGCCCGGGGCCCGACGCATAGGCGGCGATCGCGGCGATGCCCATCAGCATCTGCGTGGAGACCCTGATGCCGGTGAGGATCGGCGGCCAGGCGAGCGGCAGTTCCACCTTGCACAGCCGCGCCATGCGCGACATCCCGATGCCCTTCGCGGCGTCCACCAGCGACGGGTCCACACCGCGCAGCCCCACGATCGCGTTCCGCACGATGGGCAGCAGGCCGTACAGCGTCAGCGCGATCACGGTCGGCGCGACACCGAGCCCCACCACCGGGATCAGCAGACCGATCATGGCGAGCGACGGGATGGTCAGGATGGTGGAGGTGGTCAGTGTGGCCAGATTGCCCGCCCACTGGCTGCGATAGGTGAGCACGCCGATCGCGACCCCGATCAGGGTCGCCACGACCATGCACTGGAAGACCGCGCTGGCGTGCTGAAAGGCGTCGGCAAGGAGCTGCTGATGCCGGTTGCCCAGGTACTCCCAGAAGCTCACACGGATTCACCTCGCGGTCAGGATCCGGCGACCCCCGAGGACAGGGGTCAGGGGTTGTCCTCCGCGGCCTGTTCCACCAGCGGGATGATCCGCAGCGGAACGGGGTTTTCCATCACGATCGCCGTGGAGGCCCGAACGATGCCATCAAAACCGACAACTCGGTCGATCACACGTTGAAGATCGGCGTTCGACCTGGCCACCAGGCGGCAGAGCATGTCTCCGTGCCCGGTCGTGGTGTGCAGTTCGAGCACCTCCGGTACGCCGCCCAAGTGCGCCCGGACGTCCGCCCCCTGGCCCTGTTTGATCTCCAGCGTCGCGAAGGCCGTGACCGGGTAGCCGAGCGCGGCCGGATCGACGTTCGGGCCGAAACCCCGGATGACTCCATTCGACTGAAGCCGGTCAAGGCGCGCCTGCACCGTGCCCCGCGCGACCCCGAGCCGCCGGGACGCCTCCAGGACCCCGATCCGGGGCTCCTGCGCGAGCAGCACGAGGAGCCGCCCGTCGAGCGGGTCGATCCCGGGCGGCGCGGAGTGCGCTGAGGGGGACGAGGGATGGCTCATGGCGTGGCTCACACTCCCGGTGGTCATCCTGTACAGATCGTCCGGCCATACTCGCGCGTCGCTGTGCAGAATGCCCAGCAAATCCGCGAACTATTGCGCACTTTGAAGTTCGGAGGGACGCTGCCGCCATGACTGAGACCCTCCACACCACTCCAGCGACCGCCCGGCAGGCCGACCCCTTCCCGGTCAAGGGAATGGACGCGGTCGTCTTCGCCGTGGGCAACGCCAAGCAGGCCGCCCACTACTACTCGACCGCCTTCGGCATGAAGCTCGTCGCCTACTCGGGACCCGAGAACGGCAGCCGCGAGACCGCCAGTTACGTCCTGGAGAGCGGCGCCGCCCGCTTCGTCCTCACCTCCGTCATCAAGGCGTCCACGGACTGGGGCCGCTTCCTCGAGGCCCATGTCGCCGCGCACGGCGACGGCGTCATAGACCTCGCCATCGAGGTCCCGGACGCGCGCGCCGCGTACGCCTACGCCGTCGAGCACGGCGCCACCGGCCTCGAGGAGCCCTACGAGACGAAGGACGAGCACGGCATCGTCGTGCGCGCCGCCATCGCCACGTACGGCCAGACCCGCCACACCCTCGTCGAGCGCACCGGCTACGACGGCCCCTACCTGCCCGGCTTCGTGCCCGCGAAGCCGATCGTGGAGCCCCCGGCCAAGCGGACCTTCCAGGCCATCGACCACTGCGTGGGCAACGTAGAGCTCGGCAAGATGAACGAGTGGTGCGCCTTCTACAACAAGGTCATGGGCTTCACGAACATGAAGGAGTTCGTGGGCGACGACATCGCCACCGAGTACAGCGCGCTGATGTCGAAGGTCGTCGCGGACGGCACCAAGAAGGTCAAGTTCCCGATCAACGAGCCGGCGATCGCGAAGAAGAAGTCGCAGATCGACGAGTACCTCGAGTTCTACGGCGGCCCCGGCGTCCAGCACATGGCGCTCGCCACCAACGACATCGTGGCCACCGTCAAGGCCATGCGGGCCGCGGGCGTCGAGTTCCTCGACGTGCCCGACAGCTACTACGACACCCTCGGCGAGTGGGCCGGCGAGACCCGCGTACCGGTCGACATCCTGCGCGAGCAGAAGATCCTCGTCGACCGCGACGAGGACGGCTATCTGCTGCAGATCTTCACCAAGCCGGTCCAGGACCGGCCGACCGTCTTCTTCGAGATGATCGAGCGGCACGGCTCCATGGGCTTCGGCAAGGGCAACTTCAAGGCCCTCTTCGAGGCGATCGAGCGCGAGCAGGAGAAGCGCGGCAACCTGTAGCCGACCGCCATCTCGGCACATTGACACGTTCGACACGGAGAGTGCCCATTTGGCACTCTCCGTGTCGCCGTGTGTAGCGGCCCGGGTTTCAGTGGCTCTCAGGACCACACCCCCTGGGAGTACGACCATGAAGTCAACGCTGCGATTCAGGGTTCCGTACGCCCTGGCCTTCCTCACCGGCACCTCACTGCTCGCCGCCGCGACCCTGGCCGGCCCCGGCACCGGCGTCTCCGCGGCCGGCAGCCACATCGACGCGCCCGTCGCGATGCTCAACCCCGACCTCAACGGCGCGGACCTGTTCATGTTCACCAGCCCGGACGACCCGGACTCGGTGACGATCATGTCGACGTACCAGCCGGTCAACCCCCCGAAGGTGGTCGGCGTACTGCCGCCGCGGCTGTTCCGCCCCGATGCGCACTACGACCTCAACATCGACAGCAACGGCGACGCCAGGCCCGATGTCACCTACCGCTGGACCTTCCGCACCCAGAACCCGGGCCTGCTGCACGCGAAGGGCGTGGTCGACGACCTGGCCGACACCGACCGCCTGGAGCGCCAGACCTACCAGCTGGAGGAGATCCGCCCCGGCGGCACCAAGGTCCTGACGAAGAACCAGCTCTCCGCGCCGAGCCGGCTCAGCCGAGTGCTCATGCCGAACTACGAGAAGCTGCAGCGCCAGGCGACGGTCAGCCTGCCGGGCGGGATCAAGGCGTACGCGGGCCCGGCCGCCGACCCGTTCATCGTCGACATCCGGACCTTCGCGATGCTCAAGCTCGGGGTGGACCTCCCGGCCCCGGTCAACCCGCTGTCCGCGCTGGGC
Proteins encoded in this window:
- a CDS encoding VOC family protein, giving the protein MQKITTFLWFDQQAEEAAEYYTSLFPDSRVTEVQRYPEGSPGDMAGKVMVVTFELAGQSFMALNGGPQFKFTEAISLSVDCADQAEVDDLWAKLGEGGEDGPCGWVKDRYGLSWQIVPRTLTELMRDPDPAKAGRVMEAMLKMGKIDVQALKDAYAG
- a CDS encoding glycine betaine ABC transporter substrate-binding protein; the protein is MRHTFRLIAATTGALALLSACGLHSGSTLVADVTPGSIGRGEPLKGADLTVTSKEFTEQLILGQIMGIAFKAAGADVLDRTGIQGSIGAREAVKSGDADGMYEYTGTAWITFLGNTEPIDNPQKQWQALHDADLKNGITWLPPAKLNNTYSLAMNQANAAKYKTKTLSEVAALSKSDPKAVTLCVNQEFASRNDGLPGMQKAYGMNIPPSHIKAMDSGIVYTQVSEGNSCTYGMVFTTDGRIKAMDLVLTEDDKHFFPNYNAAPMLNSDTFKKYPAIADVLDPITAKLDNATAQELNSKVDVDGQDPHEVALDWLVQEGFVKKG
- a CDS encoding GNAT family N-acetyltransferase; translated protein: MGNSEQAVLIEGDGLVLREWSEDDLPAMVDLFDEAQVAYWTPLVTPFDLAEARAYLDKVRGARAEGTRLHLAITTDGRAPLGEVLVTSTGTLGYAVGSAHRGQRLALRATRLLTAYAHDTLGLPRLRLQIEDENGASVAVAKGAGYRRIDEEERLEEKGRPLVLHSWVHARQPER
- a CDS encoding IclR family transcriptional regulator — protein: MTAETSQTLDRGLRVLKLLADTDHGLTVTELSNKLGVNRTVVYRLLATLEQHALVRRDLGGRARVGLGVLRLGRQVHPLVREAALPALRSLAEDIGATAHLTMVDGTEALAVAVVEPTWTDYHVAYRTGFRHPLDRGAAGKAILAARQGLVNEPGYTLTHGELEAGASGAAAPLLGVTGIEGSVGVVMLADSVPERVGPRVVDAAREVADALR
- a CDS encoding DEAD/DEAH box helicase, which codes for MTTTATSSHHLSPAFPGRAPWGTANKLRAWQQGAMERYIQEQPRDFLAVATPGAGKTTFALTLASWLLHHHVVQQVTVVAPTEHLKKQWAEAAARIGIKLDPEYSAGPLSKEYHGVAITYAGVGVRPMLHRNRVEQRKTLVILDEIHHAGDSKSWGEACLEAFEPATRRLALTGTPFRSDTNPIPFVTYEEGNDGIRKSSADYTYGYGNALGDGVVRPVIFLSYSGNMRWRTKAGDEIAARLGEPMTKDAISQAWRTALDPRGEWMPSVLKAADQRLTEVRKGIPDAGGLVIAADQDSARAYAKLIREITGTKATTVLSDDTGASNRIDKFSEGNDRWMVAVRMVSEGVDVPRLAVGVYATTISTPLFFAQAVGRFVRSRRRGETASVFLPTIPDLLGFANEMEVERDHVLDKPKKDGEEDPYAESEKEMDEANKQEDEDTGEQEQFSFEALESEAVFDRVLYDGAEFGMQAHPGSEEEQDYLGIPGLLEPDQVQMLLQKRQARQIAHSRKKPDDEADLLELPAERRPVVSHKELLELRKSLNTMVSAYTHQSGKPHGVIHTELRRVCGGPPSAEATAGQIRQRIAKVQEWATRMK
- a CDS encoding S16 family serine protease — protein: MLSRLAKLTRPKAIALSAIPTVALLATVGLAPLPFTVAQPGTTADVLGENKGDPVITITGAPTRSTKGELRMTTIIATGPAMDVDLGDVIDGWFRTDRAVMPKDAVYPSGDSTEEIEKHNLDEMKKSQNSAVDAALKYLGKTDDGIKVSLKLADIGGPSAGLLFSLGVVDKLDGDGSGGDLTGGRTIAGTGTITPDGKVGPVGGVSLKTQAAKRDGATVFLVPQAECSDAKAELPKGLQLIPVSTLKGTVESLRALEEGEKVPSC
- a CDS encoding MFS transporter, which encodes MTATAPRETEPGEPGIPDAAPALADDHGGRNDRNDHDGGNDHGGGVLGRAHRALSIGIVSVTFLIAFEATAVGTAMPVAARELDGISLYAFAFSGYFTTSLFGMVLAGQWADRQGPLRPLAIGMSAFVAGLLLSGTAGGMWLFILGRAVQGLGGGLVIVSLYVVVSRAYPQRLQPAIMAAFAASWVVPSIVGPLAAGTVTEQLGWRWVFIGVPVLVVIPLALALPAIRRKASGPVSDEARFDPRRIRLALGISAGAGLLQYAGQELSLWSVLPALAGAALLAPCALGLLPRGTFRAGRGLPSVVLLRGIAAGSFIAAESFVPLMLVTQRGLSPTLAGFSLAVGGATWALGSYVQSRPRLEGRRESLVRLGMLLVATAIAAAPTVLISSVPVWIIGVAWAWGCFGMGLVISSTSVLLLKLSAPADVGSNSASLQISDGLSNVLLLAGGGALFAGLGGGSVGHAGGSSGSHPGAFVAVFALSVGVALLGVFVAGRLGAGRRD